A genomic region of Melanotaenia boesemani isolate fMelBoe1 chromosome 13, fMelBoe1.pri, whole genome shotgun sequence contains the following coding sequences:
- the LOC121651298 gene encoding tubulin alpha-1B chain-like, with product MRECISIHVGQAGVQIGNACWELYCLEHGIQPDGQMPSDKTLGGGDDSFNTFFSETGAGKHVPRAVFVDLEPTVIDEVRTGTYRQLFHPEQLITGKEDAANNYARGHYTIGKEIIDLVLDRIRKLADQCTGLQGFLVFHSFGGGTGSGFTSLLMERLSVDYGKKSKLEFSIYPAPQVSTAVVEPYNSILTTHTTLEHSDCAFMVDNEAIYDICRRNLDIERPTYTNLNRLISQIVSSITASLRFDGALNVDLTEFQTNLVPYPRIHFPLATYAPVISAEKAYHEQLSVAEITNACFEPANQMVKCDPRHGKYMACCLLFRGDVVPKDVNAAIATIKTKRTIQFVDWCPTGFKVGINYQPPTVVPGGDLAKVQRAVCMLSNTTAIAEAWARLDHKFDLMYAKRAFVHWYVGEGMEEGEFSEAREDMAALEKDYEEVGVDSIEGEGEEEGEEY from the exons ATG CGTGAGTGCATCTCCATCCACGTTGGTCAGGCTGGTGTCCAGATTGGAAATGCCTGCTGGGAGCTGTACTGCCTTGAACATGGGATCCAGCCTGATGGACAGATGCCCAGTGACAAGACTCTTGGAGGAGGAGATGATTCCTTTAACACCTTCTTCAGTGAGACTGGAGCTGGAAAACACGTCCCCAGGGCAGTTTTTGTGGACCTGGAGCCCACTGTCATCG atgaGGTGCGTACTGGAACTTACCGGCAGCTGTTCCACCCTGAGCAGCTGATCACTGGTAAGGAGGATGCTGCTAACAACTACGCCCGTGGACACTACACCATTGGAAAAGAAATCATCGACTTGGTTCTGGACAGGATCCGTAAGCTG GCGGACCAGTGTACTGGTCTTCAGGGCTTCCTGGTTTTCCACAGCTTTGGTGGAGGTACTGGCTCTGGTTTCACATCCCTGCTGATGGAGCGTCTGTCTGTGGACTATGGCAAGAAGTCCAAGCTGGAGTTCTCCATCTACCCAGCCCCCCAGGTGTCCACTGCTGTGGTGGAGCCCTACAACTCCATCCTAACCACCCACACTACCCTTGAGCACTCTGACTGTGCCTTCATGGTGGACAATGAGGCCATCTACGACATCTGCCGCAGGAACCTGGACATCGAGCGTCCCACCTACACCAACCTGAACCGGCTGATTAGTCAAATTGTGTCCTCCATCACTGCTTCTCTGCGTTTCGATGGCGCCCTTAACGTTGATCTGACCGAGTTCCAGACCAACTTGGTGCCATATCCCCGCATCCACTTCCCTCTGGCCACCTACGCCCCCGTCATCTCTGCTGAGAAGGCTTACCACGAGCAGCTCTCGGTGGCTGAGATCACCAACGCCTGCTTCGAGCCGGCCAATCAGATGGTGAAATGTGACCCTCGTCACGGCAAGTACATGGCCTGCTGCCTGTTGTTCCGTGGTGATGTGGTGCCCAAAGATGTCAACGCTGCCATCGCCACCATCAAAACCAAGCGCACCATCcagtttgtggactggtgtccTACTGGTTTTAAGGTTGGCATTAACTACCAGCCCCCCACTGTGGTTCCTGGTGGAGATCTGGCCAAGGTCCAGCGTGCAGTGTGCATGCTGAGCAACACCACGGCCATTGCAGAGGCCTGGGCTCGGCTGGACCACAAGTTTGATCTAATGTACGCCAAGAGGGCCTTTGTTCACTGGTATGTAGGAGAGGGTATGGAGGAGGGAGAGTTTTCCGAGGCCAGAGAGGACATGGCAGCTCTGGAGAAGGATTATGAGGAGGTCGGAGTTGACTCCATTGAAGgtgagggagaggaagaaggagaagagTATTAA
- the LOC121651297 gene encoding tubulin alpha-1A chain, which translates to MRECISIHVGQAGVQIGNACWELYCLEHGIQPDGQMPSDKTIGGGDDSFNTFFSETGAGKHVPRAVFVDLEPTVIDEVRTGTYRQLFHPEQLITGKEDAANNYARGHYTIGKEIIDLVLDRIRKLADQCTGLQGFLVFHSFGGGTGSGFTSLLMERLSVDYGKKSKLEFSIYPAPQVSTAVVEPYNSILTTHTTLEHSDCAFMVDNEAIYDICRRNLDIERPTYTNLNRLIGQIVSSITASLRFDGALNVDLTEFQTNLVPYPRIHFPLATYAPVISAEKAYHEQLSVAEITNACFEPANQMVKCDPRHGKYMACCLLYRGDVVPKDVNAAIATIKTKRTIQFVDWCPTGFKVGINYQPPTVVPGGDLAKVQRAVCMLSNTTAIAEAWARLDHKFDLMYAKRAFVHWYVGEGMEEGEFSEAREDMAALEKDYEEVGVDSIEGEGEEEGEEY; encoded by the exons ATG CGTGAGTGCATCTCCATCCACGTTGGTCAGGCTGGTGTCCAGATTGGAAATGCCTGCTGGGAGCTGTACTGCCTGGAACATGGGATCCAGCCTGATGGACAGATGCCCAGTGACAAGACCATTGGAGGAGGAGATGATTCCTTTAACACCTTCTTCAGTGAGACTGGAGCTGGAAAACACGTCCCCAGGGCAGTTTTTGTGGACCTGGAGCCCACTGTCATCG atgaGGTGCGTACTGGAACTTACCGGCAGCTGTTCCACCCTGAGCAGCTGATCACTGGTAAGGAGGATGCTGCTAACAACTACGCCCGTGGACACTACACCATTGGAAAAGAAATCATCGACTTGGTTCTGGACAGGATCCGTAAGCTG GCGGACCAGTGCACTGGCCTTCAGGGCTTCCTGGTTTTCCACAGCTTTGGTGGAGGTACTGGCTCTGGTTTCACATCCCTGCTGATGGAGCGTCTGTCTGTGGACTATGGCAAGAAGTCCAAGCTGGAGTTCTCCATCTACCCAGCCCCCCAGGTGTCCACTGCTGTGGTGGAGCCCTACAACTCCATCCTAACCACCCACACTACCCTTGAGCACTCTGACTGTGCCTTCATGGTGGACAATGAGGCCATCTACGACATCTGCCGCAGGAACCTGGACATCGAGCGTCCCACCTACACCAACCTGAACCGGCTGATTGGACAGATTGTGTCCTCCATCACTGCTTCTCTGCGTTTCGATGGCGCCCTTAACGTTGATCTGACTGAGTTCCAGACCAACTTGGTGCCATATCCCCGCATCCACTTCCCTCTGGCCACCTACGCCCCCGTCATCTCTGCTGAGAAGGCTTACCACGAGCAGCTCTCGGTGGCTGAGATCACCAACGCCTGCTTCGAGCCGGCCAATCAGATGGTGAAATGTGACCCTCGCCACGGCAAGTACATGGCCTGCTGCCTTCTGTACCGAGGCGACGTAGTCCCTAAAGATGTCAATGCTGCCATCGCCACCATCAAAACCAAGCGCACCATCcagtttgtggactggtgtccTACTGGTTTTAAGGTTGGCATTAACTACCAGCCCCCCACTGTGGTTCCTGGTGGAGATCTGGCCAAGGTCCAGCGTGCAGTGTGCATGCTGAGCAACACCACGGCCATTGCAGAGGCCTGGGCTCGGCTGGACCACAAGTTTGATCTAATGTACGCCAAGAGGGCCTTTGTTCACTGGTATGTAGGAGAGGGTATGGAGGAGGGAGAGTTTTCCGAGGCCAGAGAGGACATGGCAGCTCTGGAGAAGGATTATGAGGAGGTCGGAGTTGACTCCATTGAAGgtgagggagaggaagaaggagaagagTATTAA
- the pmelb gene encoding premelanosome protein b has translation MGMFGGLLVLLVLLAVASQTVAKPKNRFIRYPSWNSKMYPVWKDGDQRYKDSWKGGRVSFNVGNDSPTLTGAKVTFTIELEFPHNQRVEPDGSVVWAKDCTVNGTKYFASDPVYPPHSADWEAVFPDGTPVGKDQRPAYVFVWKTWGQYWQVADGPSSSLTINTDDIPLGSYTMDIVIYHYRSKEKFIPLGYASTQFSITDQIPFAVSLDQVNDAVAGDFNFIQNRAIAFTVTLHDPSEYLSNADITFNWDFGDESGALISRELTVTHTYISSGSYKPQVVIQAVIPDKACDPPADSPTTAPGPPADQATTVRAPALVSALPLLVSTKPTGMDANLVLSDTEEDNGEGEASTASVPQSAQETPTVEKTSTLLNQLPAAGQTRNKLAADARRTVMLTGRAAAVVVAKRAADNKPSDDDCVIYRYGSFCTGIEIFEGIEKVKIVQMDNTVVAKPGMDTSVLDVTVTCQGSFPKEVCSMILDAECLKPIHTTCNVVEPSKECQLVLRHFLNDSGVYCINVSLSNDVNLAVTSAKVNVDMGSGVSSPGPVVMLLGVLVLLLAVGMAAYSYKRFKSYRSLKEDISASEGLQHVRALNCSGPSMFWTSLTRQGAIDNCPLLQDRLQ, from the exons ATGGGGATGTTTGGCgggctgctggtgctgctggtgctgctggcTGTAGCTTCACAAACTGTCGCAA agCCCAAAAACCGCTTCATTCGTTATCCGTCATGGAATAGCAAGATGTACCCGGTCTGGAAAGATGGTGACCAGAGATACAAAGACTCCTggaaag GTGGACGAGTGAGCTTCAATGTCGGGAACGACTCTCCCACTCTGACCGGAGCTAAAGTCACCTTCACCATCGAGCTGGAGTTTCCTCACAACCAGAGGGTGGAGCCAGATGGAAGCGTGGTCTGGGCTAAGGACTGCACAGTCAACG GAACCAAGTATTTTGCTTCTGACCCAGTATACCCACCACACAGCGCTGACTGGGAAGCTGTTTTCCCTGATGGAACACCAGTGGGAAAAGACCAGAGGccagcctatgtgtttgtgtggaagACCTGGG GTCAATACTGGCAGGTTGCAGATGGACCATCCTCCTCCCTGACCATTAATACAGACGACATCCCCCTGGGCTCGTACACCATGGATATTGTTATTTATCACTATCGGAGCAAAGAGAAGTTCATTCCTCTGGGATACGCCTCCACCCAGTTCTCCATCACAG ATCAGATCCCCTTTGCTGTCTCCCTGGACCAAGTGAACGATGCTGTGGCTGGGGATTTTAACTTCATTCAAAACAGGGCGATTGCCTTCACAGTCACCTTGCATGACCCCAGCGAGTACCTCAGTAATGCAGATATCACCTTCAACTGGGACTTCGGGGATGAAAGTGGAGCCCTCATATCCAGAGAGCTTACAGTCACCCACACCTATATCAGCTCTGGGTCCTACAAGCCTCAGGTGGTGATCCAGGCCGTCATCCCAGACAAAGCCTGCGACCCACCGGCTGATAGTCCAACCACGGCCCCTGGTCCTCCTGCTGATCAGGCTACCACAG TGAGAGCTCCTGCTCTGGTGTCTGCTTTACCCCTACTGGTTTCCACCAAGCCAACTGGAATGGATGCCAACCTGGTTCTATCGGACACAGAGGAGGACAACGGCGAAGGTGAGGCCTCCACTGCCTCCGTTCCGCAGTCAGCCCAGGAAACACCCACAGTGGAAAAGACTTCCACTCTTCTAAACCAGCTGCCGGCTGCAGGCCAGACCAGGAACAAGCTAGCGGCAG ATGCACGGAGGACAGTGATGCTAACAGGCCGAGCTGCAGCCGTTGTTGTAGCTAAGAGGGCTGCTGACAATAAACCGTCTGATGATGACTGTGTGATCTATAGATATGGCTCCTTCTGCACTGGCATTGAGATTTTTG AGGGCATTGAAAAGGTTAAGATTGTGCAGATGGACAACACTGTGGTAGCAAAACCTGGAATGGACACCAGTGTTTTAGATGTCACTGTTACCTGCCAGGGAAG TTTTCCAAAGGAGGTGTGCAGTATGATTCTGGATGCAGAGTGTTTGAAGCCAATTCACACAACATGCAACGTGGTGGAGCCCTCCAAGGAGTGTCAGCTGGTGTTGCGTCACTTCTTGAATGACTCTGGGGTCTACTGCATCAATGTTTCCTTGTCAAATGATGTTAATTTAGCCGTCACCAGTGCCAAAGTAAACGTCGACATGG GCTCAGGTGTTTCCTCTCCTGGACCTGTTGTCATGCTGCTGGGTGTCCTTGTACTACTTCTAGCAGTGGGGATGGCGGCATACTCCTACAA GCGCTTTAAGTCCTACCGTTCTTTGAAGGAAGACATCTCTGCATCTGAAGGCCTTCAGCATGTGCGGGCCCTCAACTGTTCGGGACCATCAATGTTCTGGACCTCCCTTACCAGACAAGGAGCCATTGACAACTGTCCCCTGCTACAGGACAGGCTACAGTGA
- the LOC121651611 gene encoding P2Y purinoceptor 1-like produces MNTTSCQSIYFSFQTRFLPPVYVLVFIIGLVANGWGLKSLKHNWKKLGNISIFVLNLGLADVLYLLTLPFLIIYYYFTGTKWIFGVAFCKFTRFCFNVNLYCSIGFLTCISVYRYLAIVHPMRVMGRLTVTHSVAISVLVWLLVSVQSLPDMVFPKTLSNQTEKCFDTTSEEYVEDYLKYSLGWTFVGFCLPSLIILGCYGHVIVFLCYKKNIDEVLKQRSLKYLMVLILLFSVCYIPYHVLKNLNLLSRVLTKHKICHEWSNGVYIAHQICRGVVCLNSALNPLVYLHVNENIFTQLRHFLQRICFSVMELSSSSQQAVVLEMHTKESGLQQ; encoded by the coding sequence ATGAACACCACATCTTGTCAAAGCATCTACTTTAGCTTCCAAACAAGATTCTTGCCTCCAGTTTACGTCCTGGTATTCATCATCGGGCTGGTGGCTAACGGATGGGGCCTGAAGTCTTTGAAGCACAACTGGAAGAAACTTGGGAATATCAGCATCTTTGTCCTTAACCTTGGACTTGCAGACGTTTTGTATCTGCTTACGCTCCCCTTTCTGATAATATACTACTACTTCACCGGAACCAAATGGATCTTTGGAGTTGCATTCTGCAAGTTTACAAGATTCTGTTTCAATGTGAACTTATACTGTAGCATTGGGTTTCTTACCTGTATAAGTGTGTACAGGTACCTGGCCATTGTCCATCCGATGAGAGTGATGGGAAGATTGACTGTGACACACTCTGTGGCTATCTCAGTCCTGGTTTGGTTGTTGGTAAGTGTACAGAGTCTTCCAGACATGGTCTTCCCCAAAACATTGAGTAACCAGACAGAGAAATGCTTTGATACCACTTCTGAGGAATACGTAGAGGACTACCTGAAGTACAGTCTTGGATGGACATTTGTTGGATTTTGTCTCCCATCCCTCATCATACTGGGCTGCTATGGACatgtaattgtttttctttgttacaaaaaaaacattgatgagGTCCTGAAGCAAAGAAGCTTGAAGTATTTGATGGTCTTGATCCTTCTCTTCTCTGTTTGTTACATCCCCTACCACGTACTCAAGAACCTCAACCTCCTGTCGAGAGTCCTGACCAAACATAAAATATGCCATGAATGGTCAAATGGAGTCTACATTGCTCATCAAATCTGCCGAGGTGTTGTGTGTCTGAATAGTGCTCTGAACCCTCTGGTTTACCTCCACGTAAATGAGAATATTTTTACTCAGCTGAGACATTTTCTCCAGAGAATCTGCTTCAGTGTGATGGAGCTGTCCTCCAGCAGTCAACAAGCTGTTGTCCTGGAAATGCACACCAAGGAGTCAGGTCTGCAACAATAG